A stretch of Fragaria vesca subsp. vesca unplaced genomic scaffold, FraVesHawaii_1.0 scf0513090, whole genome shotgun sequence DNA encodes these proteins:
- the LOC101298855 gene encoding cytochrome c oxidase subunit 6b-2-like, with protein sequence MAEVELKTAPADFRFPTTNQTRHCFTRYIEFHRCLAAKGEESAECERFSKYYRSLCPGEWVEKWNEQRESGTFPGPL encoded by the exons ATGGCCGAG GTTGAGCTGAAAACTGCACCTGCTGATTTTCGATTCCCCACAACAAATCAAACCAGGCACTGTTTCACGCGATACATTGAGTTTCATAG GTGCTTGGCAGCAAAGGGTGAAGAGTCTGCTGAATGTGAAAGATTTTCCAAATATTACCGTTCGCTTTGCCCAGGCGAATGG GTTGAGAAGTGGAACGAGCAGAGGGAGAGTGGGACTTTCCCCGGTCCGCTTTGA